From one Triticum urartu cultivar G1812 chromosome 3, Tu2.1, whole genome shotgun sequence genomic stretch:
- the LOC125546310 gene encoding proline-rich extensin-like protein EPR1 — protein sequence MVAMEGGGGGRLLLRVLIVCAGALMAAAAEGGGGGGDTSVVFVVGMAQCAGCGRKSLGAEAAFRGLKVAITCKNESKAVASLDGTGAFEVLLPADAGASECLAQLQSAASGAPCPGQEPSRIVPLLAEGAGEGTFVAVAGKAARGGTSAAPECAAANICFPCHAFGRKPLFAHRRMKPMPVYAPPVYGTPVPACLCTPTPAPGCQCPSAMPVYGTPVPEYYPPPAPEYGTATPVYAPPVYGTPTPVYAPPTVPVYGTPTPVYAPPVYGTPTPVYAPPTAPVYGTPTPDCPPEAPEYGTLTPVYAPPTAPVYGTPTPDCPPEAPEYGTPTPVYAPPTASRCLCTPTPEPGCQCPSTKPAYGTPTPVYAPPTAPRCLCTPTPEPGCQCPTPTPTPVYVAPPTPQLPPPTPVYGTPSPVYAPPTAPVYGTPSPVYAPPTAPVYGTPSPRCLCTPTPAPGCECPAPTPTPVYGTPAPTTYPPAAPAYPRPAPEYGAPPAPECPPEYGTPMYTPPGHQ from the coding sequence ATGGTCGCCATGGAAGGAGGTGGTGGAGGGAGGCTGCTGCTCCGCGTTCTCATCGTCTGCGCTGGGGCGCTGATGGCGGCCGCtgcggagggaggcggcggcggcggggacacGTCGGTCGTCTTCGTCGTCGGCATGGCCCAGTGCGCCGGCTGCGGGAGGAAGAGCTTGGGCGCCGAGGCGGCGTTCAGGGGCCTCAAGGTCGCCATCACGTGCAAGAACGAGAGCAAGGCCGTCGCCAGCCTCGACGGCACGGGCGCGTTCGAGGTGCTCCTCCCGGCCGACGCCGGCGCCTCCGagtgcctcgcgcagctccagaGCGCGGCGAGCGGCGCGCCGTGCCCCGGGCAGGAGCCGTCGAGGATCGTGCCGCTGCTGGCCGAGGGCGCGGGCGAGGGCACCTTCGTCGCCGTCGCTGGCAAGGCGGCGCGAGGTGGGACGTCGGCGGCGCCCGAGTGCGCGGCGGCCAACATCTGCTTCCCGTGCCACGCGTTCGGCAGGAAGCCCTTGTTCGCGCACCGGCGCATGAAGCCCATGCCGGTGTACGCTCCGCCCGTGTACgggacgccggtgccggcgtgCCTGTGCACCCCTACCCCGGCCCCGGGGTGCCAGTGCCCTTCTGCCATGCCGGTTTATGGGACGCCCGTGCCGGAATACTACCCGCCTCCAGCCCCGGAGTACGGGACGGCGACGCCGGTGTATGCTCCGCCAGTGTACGGGACGCCGACGCCGGTGTATGCTCCGCCCACCGTGCCCGTGTACGGTACGCCGACGCCCGTGTATGCTCCACCGGTGTACGGGACGCCGACGCCCGTGTATGCTCCACCCACGGCGCCCGTGTACGGGACGCCGACGCCGGATTGCCCTCCTGAGGCGCCAGAGTACGGGACGCTGACGCCCGTGTATGCTCCGCCCACGGCGCCCGTGTACGGGACGCCGACGCCGGACTGCCCTCCCGAGGCGCCGGAGTACGGGACGCCGACGCCGGTGTACGCTCCGCCCACGGCGTCGAGATGCCTGTGCACGCCTACTCCAGAGCCGGGATGCCAATGCCCTTCCACGAAGCCGGCGTACGGGACGCCGACGCCGGTGTACGCTCCGCCCACGGCGCCGAGATGCCTGTGCACCCCGACCCCGGAGCCGGGATGCCAGTGCCCCACTCCAACCCCCACGCCGGTCTACGTGGCGCCGCCGACGCCGCAGCTCCCTCCCCCCACGCCGGTGTACGGGACTCCATCGCCGGTATACGCTCCACCCACGGCGCCGGTGTACGGGACTCCATCGCCGGTATACGCTCCACCGACGGCGCCCGTGTACGGTACTCCATCCCCGAGATGCCTCTGCACCCCGACCCCCGCGCCGGGGTGCGAGTGCCCTGCTCCCACCCCCACGCCAGTCTACGGCACGCCAGCACCGACGACGTACCCTCCTGCCGCTCCGGCGTACCCACGGCCGGCGCCGGAGTACGGAGCGCCGCCGGCGCCAGAGTGCCCGCCAGAGTACGGCACGCCCATGTACACTCCTCCGGGCCACCAGTAG